Proteins encoded within one genomic window of Gadus chalcogrammus isolate NIFS_2021 chromosome 6, NIFS_Gcha_1.0, whole genome shotgun sequence:
- the gtf2h2 gene encoding general transcription factor IIH subunit 2 isoform X1: MYIHTLIKLSGEIMDEEPERAKRWEGGYERTWEVLKEDEFGSLKATVEEILFQSKRKRALESHGQVRLGMMRHLYVVIDSSRTMEDMDLRPNRLKATLKLMEAFVEEYFDQNPISQVGLITTKNKRAEKLTELAGNPKKHLAALKKTRDAACVGEPSLYNSLNLAMQTLKHMPGHTSREIVVIFSSLTTCDPANIYELIKTLKSLKIRVSVIGLSAEVRVCTVLTRETGGTYHVCLDESHFKELLMFHVKPPPANAQSECSLIRMGFPQHTIASMCDQDSKPSFSMSHLDSTSEVGLSLGGYFCPQCHAKHTELPVECKICGLTLVSAPHLARSFHHLFPLEAFRETPLEELPADRFCHACQGKLKDKIVFTCPFCSGVFCTECDLFIHDSLHCCPSCINSQHSN, from the exons ATGTATATTCATACTCTTATTAAACTGTCAGGAGAGATCATGGATGAAGAACCAGAAAGAGCCAAACGTTGGGAAGGAGGCTATGAAAGGACATG GGAAGTGTTGAAAGAGGATGAATTTGGGTCACTCAAAGCTACTGTGGAGGAAATATTGTTTCAATCCAAAAGAAAAAG AGCATTGGAGAGCCATGGACAAGTGCGGCTTGGGATG ATGCGGCATCTTTATGTTGTGATCGACTCTTCGAGAACAATGGAGGACATGGACTTAAGGCCAAACCGCCTCAAAGCCACTCTGAAG CTGATGGAAGCATTCGTGGAGGAGTATTTTGATCAAAACCCCATCAGCCAG GTGGGTCTGATCACAACGAAGAACAAAAGAGCAGAGAAGCTGACGGAGCTTGCAG GGAATCCAAAGAAGCACTTGGCTGCCCTTAAGAAGACAAGGGACGCGGCTTGTGTTGGCGAACCATCTCTATACAACTCTCTCAATCTGGCCATGCAGACACTCAA GCACATGCCTGGACACACCAGCCGGGAGATTGTGGTCATCTTCAGCAGCCTCACCACGTGTGATCCAGCCAACATATATGAGCTGATTAAG ACCCTGAAATCTCTGAAGATCCGCGTGTCTGTGATTGGCCTATCGGCAGAGGTGCGCGTCTGCACGGTGCTGACCCGCGAGACGGGAGGAACGTACCACGTCTGCCTGGACGAGAGCCACTTCAAGGAGCTGCTCATGTTCCATGTCAAGCCTCCGCCGGCCAACGCCCAATCAGAATGCTCCTTGATACGCATGG gtTTTCCACAGCACACCATCGCCTCCATGTGTGACCAGGACTCCAAGCCGTCCTTCAGCATGTC CCACCTGGACAGCACCAGTGAGGTGGGCCTGTCTCTGGGAGGATACTTCTGCCCGCAGTGCCATGCCAAGCACACAGAGCTACCGGTGGAGTGCAAAATATGTG GTCTGACCCTGGTCTCGGCCCCCCACCTGGCCCGCTCCTTCCACCACCTTTTCCCCCTGGAGGCCTTCAGGGAGACGCCCCTAGAGGAGCTCCCAGCTGACAG GTTCTGCCACGCCTGTCAAGGAAAACTGAAGGACAAAATA GTGTTCACGTGTCCTTTTTGCAGCGGTGTGTTCTGTACAGAGTGTGACCTCTTCATCCACGACTCTCTGCACTGCTGCCCCTCCTGCATTAACTCACAGCACTCCAATTGA
- the marveld2b gene encoding LOW QUALITY PROTEIN: MARVEL domain-containing protein 2b (The sequence of the model RefSeq protein was modified relative to this genomic sequence to represent the inferred CDS: inserted 1 base in 1 codon): MYSGSNGYATRVDHVRESPYYDEVPLGSLWRDAPPVRPLHDMQRGADIAVSSDPLPPPPLPEAPAVGGGLYGAPGSVGDPLDPDSQAMDIKPVRRFVPDSVKNFFRSSGRSLTQGWPAPPPPAPQDPDPLAPSWMQEDSNRTTPGVRCSPPHSPPPSPSLPGSYVDRHGSYASRKERDGLLLGAEALGSVSEAPTNSSAMTYSERVEDYHLRYAYMKSWAGLLRILGCVELLLGAAVFACVCAYVHKDNEWFNLFGYSSPQMYGGLGGGAMSGAYGQGGIQYTGPKTPFVLVVAGLVWIVTVIILVLGMSLYYRAILLDSSWWPLTECMVNVTLGVLYLAAGVVYVRDTTRGGLCSTPVFNNGVNGAFCRTEAGQTAAMVFLFLTMTLYFLGAGVCLMLWRHEAARMRKAALDQEMETIASSLPMSILNGGGSRPSEATPLPTFHQDDAYSQTNSRAGLPMPLEPEILQGYIPAGHIPKPVIIADYVAKYPSIQSEEQRDQYKAVFNDQYAEYKELHAEVQAIAKRFGEMDELMSSLPPRPSSQMEKDRIDGIMLEYQKKKADPTFLEKRDRCEYLKNKLAHIKFKIQEYNSITXWKDGLSSSAKIQMPAKKLSLPPYQPDTHRHHGSRHKPSERHSQPVLSHYPASDYLHYYRWGSPPGVIKIISIIIVIMCVAVFACVASSLAYDSMSGGGLGALVPGLGGAGSYGGAGSYGSGSSFGGGSSYGGSGYGGGYGGGGSSYGSQYMDPRAGKGFMIAMAAITFIAVLIIFVLVVSRQSSSRSPKFFLAAIIISAILAFMMLIATIVFLVAVNPTAQSSGSNAYSQIQQLCAQYQNQNQAQGIFINQYLYSYCVVEPQEAIAIVLGFLIFVGLIILMVFAIKTRAALRRRGRDRVLWEEVKSLKGGFPNSIGEWVNNVSGEPEVMLNDPNDAVWSPRTYLDSPDYNKPIYLPGDSDITSSQGGLKKDSEADSGHELDEEDFNMDFPPIMDEQERLDYKRQYDKDHQEYKGIQAELENLNAGLADLDRELDQHKEGSPQFLDAMDEYNRLKNIKKSADYQIKKQRCKYLKSKLSHIKRRVSQYDQRP, encoded by the exons ATGTATTCAGGGTCCAATGGTTATGCTACCCGTGTTGACCATGTGCGGGAGAGCCCCTACTACGATGAGGTTCCCCTGGGCTCCTTGTGGCGGGACGCACCACCAGTACGTCCCCTGCATGACATGCAACGCGGAGCCGACATCGCCGTCAGCTCGGAccccctgcccccgccccccttgcCCGAGGCGCCTGCAGTGGGAGGCGGTCTCTACGGCGCTCCCGGCAGCGTGGgggaccccctggaccccgaCAGCCAGGCCATGGACATCAAACCCGTGCGCCGCTTTGTCCCCGACTCCGTGAAGAACTTCTTCCGCAGCAGCGGTAGAAGCCTCACCCAGGGCtggccggctcctcctcctccagccccccaggaccccgaccccctcgccccctcctgGATGCAGGAGGACAGCAACCGCACCACGCCGGGCGTCCGCTGCTCCCCTCCCCACTCGccgcccccgtccccctccctccccggctCCTACGTGGACCGCCACGGCAGCTACGCCTCCCGGAAGGAGCGGGACGGCCTGCTGCTCGGCGCAGAGGCCCTGGGCTCGGTGTCGGAGGCGCCTACCAACAGCTCGGCCATGACGTACAGCGAGCGCGTGGAGGACTACCACCTGCGCTACGCCTACATGAAGTCCTGGGCGGGCCTCCTGCGCATCCTGGGCTGCGTTGAGCTGCTGCTGGGCGCGGCCGTGTTcgcctgcgtgtgtgcctaCGTGCACAAGGACAACGAGTGGTTCAACCTATTTGGCTACTCCTCGCCGCAGATGTACGGGGGGCTGGGCGGAGGCGCCATGAGTGGGGCCTACGGGCAGGGCGGGATTCAGTACACGGGCCCCAAGACGCCGTTCGTCCTGGTGGTGGCCGGCCTGGTGTGGATCGTCACGGTGATCATCCTGGTCCTGGGGATGAGCCTGTACTACCGCGCCATCCTGCTGGACTCGTCCTGGTGGCCGCTGACCGAGTGCATGGTCAACGTGACGCTGGGCGTGTTGTACCTGGCGGCGGGCGTGGTGTACGTGCGGGACACCACCCGCGGGGGCCTGTGCAGCACGCCGGTGTTCAACAACGGCGTGAACGGGGCCTTCTGCCGCACGGAGGCGGGCCAGACGGCGGCCATGGTCTTCCTGTTCCTCACCATGACGCTGTACTTCCTGGGCGCGGGCGTGTGTCTGATGCTGTGGAGGCACGAGGCGGCCCGCATGAGGAAGGCGGCGCTCGACCAGGAG ATGGAAACGATTGCGTCCTCCTTACCGATGTCCATA CTCAACGGAGGAGGTTCCCGGCCATCAgaggccacccccctccccacctttcATCAAGATGATGCTTACAGCCAGACCAACTCCCGTGCTGGCCTGCCCATGCCCCTGGAGCCGGAGATCCTCCAGGGTTACATCCCAGCCGGGCACATCCCCAAACCCGTCATCATAGCGGACTATGTGGC GAAGTATCCCAGTATCCAGTCGGAGGAACAGAGGGATCAGTATAAGGCGGTTTTTAATGACCAATATGCAGAGTACAAGGAGCTGCATGCCGAGGTTCAGGCAATAGCCAAGAGGTTTGGGGAGATGGACGAACTCATGTCCAGCCTACCACCTCGCCCCTCTAGTCAGATG GAAAAAGACCGCATTGATGGCATTATGCTCGAATACCAGAAGAAGAAAGCT GACCCAACATTTTTGGAAAAGCGAGATAGGTGTGAATATCTGAAGAACAAACTCGCACACATCAAGTTCAAGATTCAAGAGTATAACAGTATAA GCTGGAAAGATGGCCTGAGCAGCTCTGCTAAGA TACAAATGCCGGCTAAGAAGCTCAGCCTGCCCCCATACCAGCCAGACACCCACAGACA CCATGGCAGCAGACACAAGCCCAGTGAGCGTCACTCCCAACCGGTGCTGTCCCACTACCCCGCGTCAGACTACCTCCACTACTACCGCTGGGGCTCCCCGCCCGGCGTCATCAagatcatcagcatcatcatcgtgATAATGTGCGTGGCGGTGTTCGCCTGCGTCGCCTCCTCGCTGGCCTACGACAGCATGTCCGGTGGAGGCCTGGGCGCCCTGGTGCCAGGCCTCGGCGGTGCTGGCTCCTACGGCGGGGCGGGATCCTACGGCAGCGGAAGCTCCTTCGGCGGGGGCAGCTCCTACGGCGGCAGTGGCTACGGCGGCGGCTACGGAGGAGGAGGCTCCTCCTACGGGAGCCAGTACATGGACCCCCGGGCGGGGAAAGGCTTCATGATCGCCATGGCGGCCATCACCTTCATCGCCGTGCTCATCATCTTCGTGCTGGTGGTGTCCCGGCAGTCGTCGTCGCGCTCGCCCAAATTCTTCCTGGCGGCCATCATCATCTCTGCCATCCTGGCGTTCATGATGCTGATCGCCACCATCGTGTTCCTGGTGGCCGTGAACCCCACGGCGCAGAGCTCGGGCTCGAACGCCTACAGCCAGATCCAGCAGCTGTGTGCCCAgtaccagaaccagaaccaggccCAGGGGATCTTCATCAACCAGTACCTCTACTCCTACTGCGTGGTTGAGCCCCAGGAG GCCATAGCCATCGTCCTGGGCTTCCTGATTTTCGTGGGCCTCATCATCCTGATGGTGTTCGCCATAAAGACCCGCGCCGCGCTGCGGCGCCGGGGCAGAGACCGCGTCCtgtgggaggaggtgaagagccTCAAGGGCGGCTTCCCCAACAGCATCGGTGAATGG GTGAACAATGTGTCTGGGGAACCAGAGGTCATGCTGAACGACCCTAATGATGCGGTTTGGAGCCCCAGGACCTACCTGGACAGTCCCGACTACAACAAGCCCATATACCTACCTGG AGACTCGGACATTACCAGCTCGCAGGGTGGCCTGAAGAAGGATTCGGAGGCCGACTCTGGCCATGAACTGGACGAAGAGGACTTCAACAT GGACTTTCCGCCCATCATGGATGAGCAGGAGCGCTTGGACTACAAAAGGCAGTATGACAAGGACCATCAGGAGTACAAGGGCATTCAGGCTGAACTGGAGAACCTGAACGCTGGTCTGGCTGATCTGGACCGGGAGCTGGACCAACACAAAGAAGGAAGCCCTCAGTTCCTG GATGCCATGGATGAATACAACAGGCTGAAGAATATAAAAAAG TCGGCAGATTACCAAATCAAAAAGCAGAGGTGCAAATATCTCAAGTCTAAACTGTCGCACATCAAGCGGAGGGTCAGTCAGTACGACCAACGGCCCTGa
- the fam151b gene encoding protein FAM151B isoform X1, producing MTDPTLDYFINLGQIQEDDASHIQWSHATNSKHKVVAALNGPCHMIEADILMRGNEPKEPIMAHPPMRDSDITLQEWLEEVKKQNNKGIKLDFKSLEAVVPSLALLEKVSGDWGAPMWLNADILPGPQGTTTPLEAQAFLDAVGSGASPVVLSLGWTTGWSAGTDNPGYSWAMVRQMEDACRGLRHPVTFPVRAALLAQSFDQMKWLLQQSDRYNLTVWTGQEDVFAVEDLLPYRRHFGRSKIYYDLPDSERLELCNA from the exons ATGACGGATCCGACGCTGGATTATTTCATTAATCTTGGGCAAATTCAAGAAGATGATGCTTCACACATCCAGTGGTCCCATGCGACCAACAGCAAGCACAAGGTCGTAGCTGCTTTGAATG GACCTTGTCACATGATTGAGGCGGACATACTCATGAGAGGAAATGAGCCCAAAGAGCCAATTATGGCCCATCCTCCCATGAGGGACAGTGACATCACACTGCAGGAGTGGTTGGAAGAAGTGAAGAAGCAGAACAACAAGGGGATCAAACTGGACTTTAAGAG CCTTGAAGCTGTGGTTCCGTCGTTGGCCTTGTTGGAGAAAGTGTCGGGGGACTGGGGGGCCCCGATGTGGCTCAACGCAGACATCCTCCCAGGGCCCCAAGGCACGACCACCCCACTGGAGGCTCAGGCCTTCCTGGACGCGGTGGGCTCCGGGGCCTCTCCCGTCGTGTTGTCCCTCGGATGGACCACAGGCTggtctgctgggacagacaATCCAG GTTACAGCTGGGCCATGGTGCGTCAGATGGAAGACGCGTGCCGGGGCTTGCGTCATCCGGTCACCTTCCCAGTGCGAGCCGCCCTGCTAGCCCAGTCCTTCGACCAGATGAAGTGGCTGCTGCAGCAGTCAGACAG GTATAATCTCACTGTATGGACTGGCCAAGAGGATGTGTTTGCTGTCGAGGACCTACTGCCATACCGAAGACATTTTGGGAGGAGTAAAATCTATTATGACCTACCGGACTCGGAAAGATtagagctatgcaatgcttaa
- the fam151b gene encoding protein FAM151B isoform X2 — MIEADILMRGNEPKEPIMAHPPMRDSDITLQEWLEEVKKQNNKGIKLDFKSLEAVVPSLALLEKVSGDWGAPMWLNADILPGPQGTTTPLEAQAFLDAVGSGASPVVLSLGWTTGWSAGTDNPGYSWAMVRQMEDACRGLRHPVTFPVRAALLAQSFDQMKWLLQQSDRYNLTVWTGQEDVFAVEDLLPYRRHFGRSKIYYDLPDSERLELCNA; from the exons ATGATTGAGGCGGACATACTCATGAGAGGAAATGAGCCCAAAGAGCCAATTATGGCCCATCCTCCCATGAGGGACAGTGACATCACACTGCAGGAGTGGTTGGAAGAAGTGAAGAAGCAGAACAACAAGGGGATCAAACTGGACTTTAAGAG CCTTGAAGCTGTGGTTCCGTCGTTGGCCTTGTTGGAGAAAGTGTCGGGGGACTGGGGGGCCCCGATGTGGCTCAACGCAGACATCCTCCCAGGGCCCCAAGGCACGACCACCCCACTGGAGGCTCAGGCCTTCCTGGACGCGGTGGGCTCCGGGGCCTCTCCCGTCGTGTTGTCCCTCGGATGGACCACAGGCTggtctgctgggacagacaATCCAG GTTACAGCTGGGCCATGGTGCGTCAGATGGAAGACGCGTGCCGGGGCTTGCGTCATCCGGTCACCTTCCCAGTGCGAGCCGCCCTGCTAGCCCAGTCCTTCGACCAGATGAAGTGGCTGCTGCAGCAGTCAGACAG GTATAATCTCACTGTATGGACTGGCCAAGAGGATGTGTTTGCTGTCGAGGACCTACTGCCATACCGAAGACATTTTGGGAGGAGTAAAATCTATTATGACCTACCGGACTCGGAAAGATtagagctatgcaatgcttaa
- the gtf2h2 gene encoding general transcription factor IIH subunit 2 isoform X2 → MDEEPERAKRWEGGYERTWEVLKEDEFGSLKATVEEILFQSKRKRALESHGQVRLGMMRHLYVVIDSSRTMEDMDLRPNRLKATLKLMEAFVEEYFDQNPISQVGLITTKNKRAEKLTELAGNPKKHLAALKKTRDAACVGEPSLYNSLNLAMQTLKHMPGHTSREIVVIFSSLTTCDPANIYELIKTLKSLKIRVSVIGLSAEVRVCTVLTRETGGTYHVCLDESHFKELLMFHVKPPPANAQSECSLIRMGFPQHTIASMCDQDSKPSFSMSHLDSTSEVGLSLGGYFCPQCHAKHTELPVECKICGLTLVSAPHLARSFHHLFPLEAFRETPLEELPADRFCHACQGKLKDKIVFTCPFCSGVFCTECDLFIHDSLHCCPSCINSQHSN, encoded by the exons ATGGATGAAGAACCAGAAAGAGCCAAACGTTGGGAAGGAGGCTATGAAAGGACATG GGAAGTGTTGAAAGAGGATGAATTTGGGTCACTCAAAGCTACTGTGGAGGAAATATTGTTTCAATCCAAAAGAAAAAG AGCATTGGAGAGCCATGGACAAGTGCGGCTTGGGATG ATGCGGCATCTTTATGTTGTGATCGACTCTTCGAGAACAATGGAGGACATGGACTTAAGGCCAAACCGCCTCAAAGCCACTCTGAAG CTGATGGAAGCATTCGTGGAGGAGTATTTTGATCAAAACCCCATCAGCCAG GTGGGTCTGATCACAACGAAGAACAAAAGAGCAGAGAAGCTGACGGAGCTTGCAG GGAATCCAAAGAAGCACTTGGCTGCCCTTAAGAAGACAAGGGACGCGGCTTGTGTTGGCGAACCATCTCTATACAACTCTCTCAATCTGGCCATGCAGACACTCAA GCACATGCCTGGACACACCAGCCGGGAGATTGTGGTCATCTTCAGCAGCCTCACCACGTGTGATCCAGCCAACATATATGAGCTGATTAAG ACCCTGAAATCTCTGAAGATCCGCGTGTCTGTGATTGGCCTATCGGCAGAGGTGCGCGTCTGCACGGTGCTGACCCGCGAGACGGGAGGAACGTACCACGTCTGCCTGGACGAGAGCCACTTCAAGGAGCTGCTCATGTTCCATGTCAAGCCTCCGCCGGCCAACGCCCAATCAGAATGCTCCTTGATACGCATGG gtTTTCCACAGCACACCATCGCCTCCATGTGTGACCAGGACTCCAAGCCGTCCTTCAGCATGTC CCACCTGGACAGCACCAGTGAGGTGGGCCTGTCTCTGGGAGGATACTTCTGCCCGCAGTGCCATGCCAAGCACACAGAGCTACCGGTGGAGTGCAAAATATGTG GTCTGACCCTGGTCTCGGCCCCCCACCTGGCCCGCTCCTTCCACCACCTTTTCCCCCTGGAGGCCTTCAGGGAGACGCCCCTAGAGGAGCTCCCAGCTGACAG GTTCTGCCACGCCTGTCAAGGAAAACTGAAGGACAAAATA GTGTTCACGTGTCCTTTTTGCAGCGGTGTGTTCTGTACAGAGTGTGACCTCTTCATCCACGACTCTCTGCACTGCTGCCCCTCCTGCATTAACTCACAGCACTCCAATTGA
- the LOC130384608 gene encoding cytosolic phospholipase A2-like, whose amino-acid sequence MVAFTSSCSLVLVLLALGPLSAVQAGLRLFNIRASGLPSGLFGTTDGYVEVSCGSAYLGKTSIRKNNPNPWWEEEFNYFKALPNDVLRLTCYDSDVLLDDLLGTCQRPIKVGTHYHDCYLKKGTLSYTYTLDGVAVQAAV is encoded by the coding sequence ATGGTTGCCTTcacttcctcctgctcccttgTCCTCGTCTTGCTGGCCCTGGGGCCGCTGTCTGCAGTCCAAGCCGGGCTCAGGCTGTTCAACATCCGAGCGAGTGGCCTACCATCAGGCCTATTTGGAACCACTGATGGCTACGTGGAGGTGTCCTGCGGCTCTGCTTACCTTGGCAAAACATCTATCCGGAAGAACAACCCCAACCCCTGGTGGGAAGAGGAGTTCAACTACTTCAAGGCCCTACCCAACGACGTGCTGAGGCTGACGTGCTATGACAGCGACGTTCTCCTCGACGACCTCCTGGGGACCTGTCAACGGCCCATCAAAGTGGGCACTCACTACCACGACTGCTACTTGAAGAAAGGCACCCTCAGCTACACCTACACCCTGGACGGAGTCGCCGTGCAGGCAGCTGTTTGA